In the genome of Notamacropus eugenii isolate mMacEug1 chromosome 5, mMacEug1.pri_v2, whole genome shotgun sequence, one region contains:
- the LOC140508995 gene encoding olfactory receptor 8G50-like, with translation MTTGNYSTVTDFILAGLTDQPKLKLLLFLLFLCIYVATVVGNLGMITLIRLSSHLHTPMYYLLSCLSFIDLCHSTVITPKMLVNFMSEKNNISYNECMTQLYFFIIFIVSECHLLTVMAYDRYVAICSPLLYNVIMSYQVCSWLLGGVSIIGLVAATAQTGCILRSFFCKDNIINHYFCDLNPLLELSCYSTYACEVIILCFGVINIIFPILYILSSYFFIIASILRIQSTEGRFKAFSTCSSHIIAVSIFYGSAAFMYLQPSSVSSMDQGKVSSVFYTILVPMLNPLIYSLRNKDVKVALMKILEKKKF, from the coding sequence ATGACCACAGGAAATTATTCCACAGTTACTGACTTTATCCTTGCAGGATTAACGGACCAGCCAAAGCTCAAGCTCCTCCTGTTTCTCTTATTCCTATGCATCTATGTGGCGACTGTTGTGGGAAACTTGGGCATGATCACGTTGATTAGGTTAAGTTCCCACCTTCATACCCCCATGTACTATTTACtcagttgtttgtccttcattgatcTTTGTCACTCCACTGTCATAACTCCCAAAATGCTTGTCAACTTTATGTCAGAGAAGAACAACATTTCCTACAATGAGTGCATGACTCAACtctatttctttatcatttttattgtttctgagTGTCATTTGTTGACAGTGATGGCATATGACCGTTATGTTGCCATCTGTAGCCCTCTGTTGTATAATGTCATCATGTCCTATCAGGTCTGTTCATGGCTATTGGGTGGAGTGAGCATAATAGGCTTGGTTGCTGCCACTGCTCAGACAGGCTGCATACTCAGATCATTTTTCTGCAAAGACAACATCATCAACCATTACTTCTGTGATCTCAATCCTCTCTTAGAGCTTTCCTGCTATAGTACCTATGCCTGTGAAGTGATCATTCTATGCTTTGGTGTAATTAACATCATCTTTCCAATTCTATACATCCTTAGCTCTTACTTCTTTATCATTGCCAGCATCCTACGCATCCAGTCAACTGAAGGAAGGTTTAAAGCCTTCAGCACCTGCAGTTCCCACATCATTGCTGTTTCCATCTTCTATGGTTCTGCAGCATTCATGTACCTACAACCCTCTTCAGTTAGTTCCATGGACCAGGGGAAAGTATCCTCTGTGTTTTATACCATTCTTGTGCCCATGCTGAACCCTTTAATCTATAGCTTGAGGAACAAAGATGTCAAAGTAGCATTAATGAAaatcttggagaaaaaaaaattctga
- the LOC140508996 gene encoding olfactory receptor 8G50-like translates to MVLENHSEVTEFIIEGLTDQPELQVPLFFMFLGIYLVTMVGNLGMIILIGLSSHLHTPMYYFLSCLSFTDVCQSTVITPKMLVNFVSKKNIISYPECIAQLYFFIIFIIAECYMLAVMAYDRYVAICSPLLYNVIMSYQLCSWLVCGVGTMAVVGSTVHTGCMLRVYFCKDNIVNNFFCDVLPLLKLSCSSTYINEVVLLAFCSFNVFVPTLIILSSYIFILISILRIQSTAGRSKAFSTCSSHMMAVSLFFGSTAFMYLQPSTNSMDQRKVSSVFYTIVIPMLNPLIYSLRNKDVKIALKKILEKRVFS, encoded by the exons ATGGTCCTT gaaaatcaCTCTGAAGTGACTGAGTTTATTATTGAAGGCTTAACAGACCAACCAGAGCTCCAGGTTCCACTTTTCTTCATGTTCCTAGGGATCTACTTGGTCACCATGGTAGGGAACCTGGGAATGATCATCTTAATTGGTCTCAGTTCCCATCTTCACACTCCCATGTACTATTTCCTCAGTTGTCTATCCTTCACTGATGTCTGTCAATCCACTGTCATAACCCCCAAAATGCTTGTGAATTTTGTGTCAAAGAAGAACATCATCTCTTACCCTGAGTGCATTGCTCAGctctattttttcatcatttttataattgCTGAATGCTATATGTTGGCAGTGATGGCATATGACCGCTATGTTGCCATCTGTAGCCCTCTACTATATAATGTCATTATGTCTTATCAATTGTGCTCTTGGTTGGTATGTGGGGTGGGTACAATGGCTGTGGTTGGTTCCACAGTTCACACAGGCTGCATGCTTAGAGTTTATTTTTGCAAAGACAATATTGTCAATAATTTCTTTTGTGATGTTCTTCCCCTCTTGAAGCTTTCCTGCTCCAGTACTTACATCAATGAGGTAGTGCTTCTAGCTTTTTGTTCATTTAATGTTTTCGTCCCAACCTTAATTATTCTTAGCTCTTATATTTTCATCCTCATAAGCATTCTTCGCATCCAATCCACTGCAGGCAGGTCTAAAGCCTTCAGCACTTGCAGCTCCCATATGATGGCTGTTTCCTTATTCTTTGGATCAACTGCATTCATGTATCTGCAGCCTTCTACCAACTCCATGGACCAGCGGAAAGTGTCCTCAGTGTTTTATACCATAGTGATCCCCATGCTGAATCCCCTGATCTACAGCCTCAGGAATAAAGATGTCAAGATTGCACTgaagaaaattctagagaaaaGAGTATTCTCATGA